Proteins from a single region of Novosphingobium sp. CECT 9465:
- a CDS encoding strawberry notch-like NTP hydrolase domain-containing protein produces MTHLPAHAATRAASASRPVSQVAIARTINRAAQRLLPQLEAGVVLDARALRSAMTEAFGGTDAEGYWDWKTAYDACECAMVLFLRKYAGAIGSRPAMEQLTLVERVAKLLPTHTRRSESGQALQQFSTPPGFALVAAYAGAIRAEDVVLEPSAGTGMLAIHAERSCRGLVLNELGEVRAELLRELFTQASISRHDAAAIDDWLPASVRPSVVLMNPPFSALAHVERTMKDAAIRHIRSALARLLPGGRLVAITGASCSPDNPVWRETFTSLQGEARLVFTAAIAGKVYARHGTTIETRLTVFDKVPAAEPGRFAASQGTAPDVPTLLDWVCADVPPRAPTACVSGNGSAYVLRDERNSPDQARHSVAALAVVPSQPRPDEVAVGVAELEFDVTDWTPPEGRLCDALYEPYAPQSVRIVGARPHPTPLVQSAAMASVAPPKPSYRPHLPPALVEDGVLSDAQLESIIYAGEAHDGHLAGAWSVDATWDQLTAAPDDCKAAVRFRRGWFLGDGTGAGKGRQVAGIILDNWLKGRRKAVWLSVSERLLEDAQRDWAALGQERLYVTPLSRFRQGTSIPLNEAILFATYATLRSCERGGKKSRVEQIVDWLGSDFDGVIVFDEAHAMANAAGGRGERGDVAPSQQGRAGLRLQHALPDARIVYVSATGATTVQNLAYAQRLGLWASGDFPFATRAEFVAAIENGGVAAMEVLARDLKALGLYAARSLSFDGVEYAMLEHVLTAEQRRIYDAYAAAFQIIHNNLDAAMEASGITSATHGTLNAQAKSAARSAFEQAKQRFFNHLITAMQTPSVLASIERDLEAGDAAVVQIVSTGEALQERRLAEVPTDEWHDVSVDITPREYVLDYLRHGFPVQLFEPFTDSEGNLSSRPVRDEAGNPVVNREAARRRDKMIEHLAALPPVPGALDQIVQHFGPDAVAEVTGRSRRIVPRRREDGSLRFAVENRPASANLSETHAFMDDAKRILVFSEAGGTGRSYHADLGCRNQRRRIHYLLEAGWKADAAIQGFGRTNRTNQKQPPLFRPVSTDVKAQKRFISTIARRLDTLGAITRGQRQTGGQNMFRASDNLESVYARDALRSLYRLVVQGKIEGCSLAVFEQATGLALLNEDGSLRDELPGISTFLNRMLALSIAMQDILFEAFEGLLLARIEGAVASGTYELGLETLTAESFTVTGRQTIHAHPGTAAETQLVTIKRQDRLSPLGLEDALALVEEKGARMLVHGRTGRAALQRGARSLIDDDGKVTARARLVWPVGDSTVALDTLTASGWETAERGAFATAWAEELAALPAFETSTLHMVAGLLLPIWKLLPEESARVFRLQTDEGERIIGRRVSPAWAANFAGETERPKLDPNEAMTFLLSGETVLHLAERQKLLRVRSMGDWRIELSGFSDLAVSRLKAIGLLSEIVSWKLRLFVPIGAAGVTVLAALLERYPVEQVSARTTA; encoded by the coding sequence ATGACCCATCTGCCTGCCCATGCGGCGACGCGCGCCGCAAGCGCGTCCCGACCTGTATCCCAAGTTGCAATCGCACGCACCATCAACCGTGCCGCCCAGCGCCTGCTCCCGCAGCTCGAAGCCGGAGTCGTCCTCGATGCACGCGCGCTGCGCAGCGCGATGACGGAGGCCTTTGGCGGGACCGATGCGGAAGGATATTGGGACTGGAAGACTGCTTATGACGCCTGCGAGTGCGCCATGGTCCTGTTCCTGCGCAAATATGCCGGCGCAATCGGATCGCGACCTGCCATGGAACAGCTGACGCTGGTCGAGCGCGTGGCCAAGCTTCTTCCGACGCACACGCGCCGGTCGGAAAGTGGACAGGCGCTCCAGCAGTTTTCGACCCCGCCCGGGTTCGCGCTGGTTGCGGCCTATGCCGGTGCCATCCGAGCCGAGGACGTCGTGCTTGAACCTTCGGCGGGAACCGGCATGCTCGCCATCCATGCCGAGCGCAGCTGCCGCGGTCTCGTGCTCAACGAGCTGGGAGAGGTCCGGGCCGAGCTTCTGCGGGAACTGTTTACACAGGCATCAATCTCGCGTCATGACGCTGCCGCGATTGATGACTGGCTTCCCGCTTCGGTTCGCCCGAGCGTCGTCCTCATGAATCCGCCGTTCTCGGCCCTCGCGCACGTCGAACGGACCATGAAGGATGCCGCCATCCGGCATATCCGTTCGGCTCTGGCGCGTCTTTTGCCTGGCGGGCGGCTGGTCGCGATTACCGGCGCTTCATGCTCGCCGGACAATCCCGTCTGGCGCGAAACCTTCACCAGCCTGCAGGGGGAGGCCCGTCTGGTCTTCACCGCCGCTATTGCCGGCAAGGTCTATGCGCGCCACGGCACGACCATCGAGACCCGGCTTACCGTGTTCGACAAGGTTCCGGCCGCCGAGCCCGGGCGCTTCGCCGCCTCGCAAGGCACCGCACCCGATGTGCCGACGCTGCTCGACTGGGTGTGCGCAGATGTGCCGCCACGGGCGCCGACAGCTTGCGTTTCCGGAAACGGCTCGGCCTATGTGCTGCGCGATGAGCGCAATAGCCCGGACCAGGCAAGGCACAGCGTAGCGGCATTGGCTGTCGTGCCCTCGCAGCCCAGGCCAGACGAAGTTGCTGTGGGAGTTGCAGAGCTCGAATTCGACGTCACCGACTGGACGCCGCCCGAGGGTCGGCTCTGCGATGCGCTCTATGAACCCTATGCGCCCCAATCGGTACGGATCGTTGGCGCCAGGCCGCATCCGACGCCGCTCGTCCAATCTGCCGCAATGGCGTCGGTTGCGCCGCCCAAACCAAGCTATCGCCCGCATCTGCCGCCCGCGTTGGTCGAGGATGGCGTCCTGTCCGATGCGCAACTGGAGTCCATCATCTATGCCGGTGAAGCGCATGACGGGCATCTCGCCGGTGCATGGAGCGTCGATGCGACATGGGATCAGCTGACGGCGGCCCCCGACGATTGCAAAGCCGCCGTCCGGTTCCGGCGCGGTTGGTTCCTGGGCGACGGGACCGGAGCGGGCAAGGGCCGTCAGGTCGCCGGCATCATCCTCGACAATTGGCTCAAGGGCCGTCGCAAGGCCGTCTGGCTCTCTGTCTCAGAGCGTCTGCTCGAGGATGCGCAACGGGACTGGGCCGCCCTGGGCCAGGAGCGGCTCTACGTGACGCCGCTGTCGCGTTTCCGTCAGGGCACGTCCATCCCGCTTAATGAAGCCATCCTCTTTGCGACCTACGCCACGCTGCGGTCGTGTGAGCGAGGCGGCAAGAAGTCCCGCGTCGAGCAGATCGTCGACTGGCTAGGGTCGGACTTCGACGGTGTTATTGTTTTCGACGAAGCCCATGCGATGGCCAATGCGGCGGGTGGCAGGGGCGAGCGTGGCGATGTCGCACCATCGCAGCAGGGGAGGGCGGGCCTACGCCTGCAGCATGCCTTACCCGACGCGCGCATCGTCTATGTCTCGGCGACTGGCGCCACGACCGTCCAGAACCTCGCTTATGCGCAGCGCCTGGGACTTTGGGCTTCCGGCGACTTTCCATTTGCGACGCGCGCCGAGTTCGTGGCGGCGATCGAGAACGGCGGTGTGGCGGCCATGGAAGTGCTGGCACGCGACCTCAAGGCGCTCGGACTTTACGCTGCGCGCTCGCTGTCATTCGATGGCGTCGAATATGCAATGCTCGAGCATGTGCTGACCGCCGAGCAGCGTCGCATCTACGATGCTTATGCCGCGGCGTTCCAGATCATTCACAACAACCTCGATGCCGCGATGGAAGCCTCCGGCATCACCAGCGCCACGCATGGCACGCTCAACGCCCAGGCAAAGTCTGCGGCGCGTTCGGCCTTCGAACAGGCCAAGCAGCGCTTCTTCAATCACCTGATCACGGCCATGCAGACGCCCAGCGTGCTGGCGAGCATCGAGCGCGACCTGGAAGCCGGCGATGCGGCAGTCGTGCAGATCGTGTCGACCGGTGAAGCGCTGCAGGAGCGCAGGCTTGCCGAAGTCCCGACCGATGAATGGCACGATGTCAGCGTCGACATCACGCCCCGTGAATATGTGCTCGACTATTTGCGACACGGCTTTCCCGTCCAGCTGTTCGAACCCTTCACCGACAGCGAAGGAAACCTGTCCTCGCGGCCGGTCCGTGACGAGGCGGGCAATCCCGTCGTCAATCGCGAGGCAGCGCGACGACGCGATAAAATGATCGAGCACCTTGCCGCGCTGCCGCCGGTGCCCGGAGCCCTCGACCAGATCGTCCAGCATTTCGGGCCGGATGCCGTTGCCGAAGTGACGGGCCGTTCGCGCCGCATCGTTCCCCGGCGCCGCGAAGACGGCAGCCTGCGCTTTGCCGTCGAGAACCGGCCTGCCTCGGCCAATCTTTCCGAAACCCACGCGTTCATGGATGATGCCAAGCGCATCCTCGTCTTCAGCGAAGCAGGCGGAACGGGGCGCAGCTATCATGCCGATCTTGGTTGCCGCAATCAGCGGCGGCGCATCCACTACCTCCTCGAAGCGGGCTGGAAGGCCGATGCCGCCATTCAGGGGTTCGGGCGAACCAATCGCACCAACCAGAAACAGCCACCGCTGTTCAGGCCAGTCTCGACCGACGTGAAGGCGCAGAAGCGCTTCATCTCGACGATCGCGCGCCGCCTCGACACGCTGGGAGCGATCACGCGCGGCCAGCGCCAGACCGGCGGGCAGAACATGTTCAGGGCCAGCGACAATCTGGAATCCGTCTACGCCCGTGACGCACTGCGCAGCCTTTATCGGCTCGTCGTCCAAGGCAAGATCGAGGGGTGCTCGCTCGCTGTTTTCGAGCAGGCGACAGGCCTCGCCTTGCTCAATGAAGATGGCAGCTTGCGCGATGAACTGCCTGGAATTTCAACATTCCTTAATCGCATGCTCGCGCTTTCCATCGCCATGCAGGATATTTTGTTCGAGGCCTTTGAAGGCCTGCTGCTGGCCCGTATCGAGGGCGCAGTCGCAAGCGGCACCTACGAACTCGGGCTCGAAACGCTGACCGCCGAAAGCTTCACGGTCACAGGCAGGCAGACCATCCACGCGCATCCGGGCACCGCCGCTGAAACACAGCTTGTGACGATCAAGCGGCAGGACAGGTTGTCTCCGCTCGGACTCGAGGATGCCCTGGCGCTCGTCGAAGAGAAGGGCGCGCGCATGCTCGTGCACGGCCGAACGGGTCGCGCCGCCCTCCAGCGCGGTGCCCGCAGCCTGATCGACGACGACGGCAAGGTCACGGCGCGGGCGCGTCTGGTTTGGCCAGTGGGTGACAGCACGGTCGCTCTCGACACCCTCACTGCAAGTGGCTGGGAAACTGCGGAGCGGGGAGCATTCGCGACCGCCTGGGCCGAAGAGCTTGCAGCACTGCCGGCGTTCGAAACCTCGACGCTGCATATGGTCGCAGGCCTGCTGCTGCCCATCTGGAAGCTGCTTCCAGAGGAATCGGCCCGGGTGTTCCGGCTGCAGACCGACGAAGGCGAACGCATCATTGGTCGCCGGGTGTCGCCTGCATGGGCGGCAAACTTTGCCGGCGAAACCGAACGGCCCAAGCTCGATCCCAATGAGGCAATGACTTTTCTGCTCTCCGGTGAAACCGTCCTGCATCTGGCCGAGCGACAGAAGCTCCTGCGGGTGCGATCGATGGGCGACTGGCGCATCGAGCTTTCAGGGTTCAGCGACCTTGCGGTTTCCCGT